A single Cyclopterus lumpus isolate fCycLum1 chromosome 1, fCycLum1.pri, whole genome shotgun sequence DNA region contains:
- the si:dkey-93h22.7 gene encoding uncharacterized protein si:dkey-93h22.7, whose translation MKNLQTLDLLPILALASFFIRISGSISLRPVLTGPDKAYLGSRVAFRCIKPASSVPVTYELISDSSVLIATVADLQGDQAASFYLKVAASLEGSYHCKATTQGSTGVSNSIKLSVVTPASNTRVTSEPFPPVAHEGSRIVLSCSVAKGSHLFYTWFFNRKELTSLTSPLLLLTGNKLVIGKVTPEHAGYYSCMAWSRVQDTRRFSSSSEVQVTVKVYVSKPRISFSISKEGTSLGGNVTCWSIRGSPPVNISLLVDDKEVGSATAAQSLVAWFPVAMVPGQDMAVARCRVKTEVQELMSKPVILEMVPVGGDVKVEVEYLYSADSKLAAAKLSCQVSRGTFPYISWLLNNSGLPSETHVETHIHPIRHHSALTDCRRTLVLAELGPEESGYYRCRARDSYNDSGPWVESAAVLVRVSDRIHNSMSPATSSTEPPPKVFLNTIEILNIAFCCFLFLMLAVGVGCVYKMFDHKQAHAHIATTNQEANRTILRLQIFDVQNQCITIRPLHVSKCACVCVCVCVCVCVCACACACVCRLFSPAVPQPSIQNCQNSCITLHNIIIFELYSCNKDCSSRMLASLFVVILGLCFCSKGQLSQSILGRPEVIGPSEALLKSVVDIKCQLKIYPENETILLQLFKEDNHDKLLGEYTSLNGEIAIIPMVIKLYHEGSLECVAKAQNNSNIEPTVSYTHYLKVVEPVKGAGIDVRSGPVDFFEGKTLDLHCDVIAGNHVSYKWLQNSHPVTQSPLHCVADGHLLMYRTTSKDSGSYMCVATNHFNKTDIFTSNSSEVMITVKEAVSTPDISFTVLKEDSHNYSAEVTCQSTKGTPPVTFSLYNRTESVANITIERSIATFKVPLVLGQHLGWLQCQANNGDHIEFSQWIPLEVVPVGGPVTIHYDYDVGENYDVVGLRFYCKAAKGSLPRYQWFLNKTLLRDRGTFYYAVNQPPEQSILLLSVGRSSAGTYHCEVADSFDNTSSISSNAMYLDKEVLNRLPVLMVAVVFGCFTFLVVLVSICCLVGAMYRRRRNGGKSLLSLEMNVAAYEGELDSSEYDENADIVETTRGDAFDLASQTSVEEWPEIVKEKKKALEDKPVEGP comes from the exons ATGAAGAATCTACAAACTTTAGATTTGCTGCCAATTTTGG ctcTGGCAAGTTTCTTCATCCGGATAA GTGGATCGATCTCTCTTCGCCCGGTGCTGACTGGTCCTGACAAGGCCTACCTCGGCTCGAGGGTGGCTTTCCGGTGTATTAAACCTGCGTCCTCTGTGCCAGTCACCTATGAGCTGATTAGCGACAGTAGCGTCCTTATCGCCACAGTCGCTGATCTCCAAGGGGACCAAGCGGCCTCATTCTACCTGAAGGTCGCTGCATCGTTGGAGGGGTCATACCACTGCAAGGCGACGACACAAGGAAGCACAGGAGTCAGCAACAGCATCAAGCTGAGTGTAGTCA CTCCAGCATCAAACACCAGAGTGACATCTGAACCCTTCCCCCCAGTCGCACATGAGGGGTCACGCATTGTACTGAGCTGCAGCGTCGCAAAGGGCTCCCACCTTTTCTACACCTGGTTTTTCAACAGGAAGGAACTGACATCTTTAacctctcccctccttctcctcactggGAACAAGCTAGTGATTGGGAAGGTGACTCCAGAGCATGCTGGGTACTATTCTTGCATGGCTTGGTCCAGGGTGCAGGACACCAGGAGATTTTCCAGCAGCTCAGAGGTCCAGGTGACAGTCAAAG TCTACGTTTCAAAACCAAGgatctctttctccatctccaaAGAGGGAACCAGTCTTGGTGGCAACGTGACGTGCTGGTCAATAAGAGGGAGTCCTCCGGTAAACATCTCTCTTTTAGTCGATGACAAAGAAGTGGGATCTGCCACAGCTGCTCAATCCCTTGTTGCCTGGTTCCCCGTTGCCATGGTACCCGGGCAGGACATGGCCGTTGCTCGATGTCGGGTGAAGACTGAGGTGCAGGAGTTGATGAGTAAGCCTGTGATTCTGGAAATGG TTCCAGTCGGAGGTGATGTGAAAGTGGAAGTTGAATATCTCTACAGTGCTGACTCCAAGCTGGCTGCTGCCAAGCTGAGCTGCCAAGTCAGCAGAGGCACTTTCCCTTACATCTCTTGGCTCTTGAACAACTCTGGCCTTCCCTCTGAGACACATGTGGAAACCCATATTCACCCGATCCGGCATCACAGTGCCCTAACTGACTGTAGACGAACCCTCGTTCTCGCCGAGCTTGGCCCAGAGGAGTCTGGGTATTACCGCTGCAGGGCCAGGGACAGCTACAATGACTCCGGGCCCTGGGTGGAAAGTGCAGCCGTGCTGGTCCGAGTCTCAG ACAGGATCCATAACTCCATGTCTCCAGCAACATCCTCCACTGAACCACCACCAA AGGTTTTCCTGAACACCATAGAGATCCTGAACATAGCGTTCTGCTGCTTCCTTTTTCTGATGTTGGCAGTGGGCGTAGGCTGTGTGTACAAGATGTTTGACCACaagcaag CTCACGCCCACATTGCTACAACAAA TCAGGAGGCGAACAGGACGATACTTCGTCTACAGATCTTTGATGTTCAGAATCAG TGTATCACTATCAGACCTTTGCACGTTTctaagtgtgcgtgtgtgtgtgtgtgtgtgtgtgtgtgcgtgtgcgtgtgtgcatgtgcgtgtgcttgtgtgtgcagactTTTTTCACCAGCAGTGCCTCAACCGTCCATTCAAAACTGTCAAAACTCCTGCATAACACTGCATAACATAATCATATTTGAGCTTTATAGCTGTAATAAAGACTGTTCTTCAAGAATGTTGGCTTCCCTCTTTGTGGTCATACTAG gGTTGTGCTTCTGTAGCAAGGGTCAGTTAA gcCAGTCCATTCTGGGGCGCCCAGAAGTTATTGGCCCTTCAGAAGCTTTGTTGAAAAGCGTTGTCGATATTAAGTGTCAACTGAAAATCTACCCAGAGAATGAAACTATCCTGCTGCAGTTATTCAA GGAGGATAACCATGACAAGTTGTTGGGCGAATACACCTCCCTGAATGGGGAAATTGCGATAATCCCCATGGTAATCAAACTATACCATGAGGGCAGCCTGGAGTGTGTGGCCAAGGCTCAAAACAACTCGAACATAGAGCCCACTGTCAGCTACACACACTACCTGAAGGTTGTTG AGCCAGTGAAGGGTGCAGGGATTGATGTtcgatccggtccagtggacttTTTTGAGGGGAAGACACTAGATCTACACTGTGACGTCATCGCTGGAAATCACGTCTCCTACAAGTGGCTGCAGAATAGTCATCCTGTCACTCAGTCACCTCTCCACTGTGTTGCAGATGGCCATCTCTTGATGTACAG AACCACTTCTAAAGACAGCGGATCCTATATGTGTGTCGCCACCAACCACTTCAACAAAACAGACATCTTCACCTCCAATAGCTCTGAAGTTATGATCACAGTCAAAG AGGCAGTGTCAACCCCTGACATCTCATTCACCGTGTTAAAGGAAGATTCCCACAACTATTCTGCGGAGGTCACGTGTCAGTCAACAAAAGGGACTCCGCCTGTCACCTTTTCACTGTACAACAGGACGGAATCGGTCGCCAATATAACGATTGAACGGAGTATCGCAACATTTAAGGTTCCACTGGTCTTGGGCCAGCACTTGGGATGGCTCCAGTGCCAGGCAAACAATGGAGACCACATCGAATTCAGTCAATGGATTCCACTGGAAGTTG TCCCGGTTGGTGGGCCCGTGACAATACATTACGACTATGACGTTGGAGAAAACTACGATGTGGTCGGCCTGAGGTTCTACTGCAAGGCAGCAAAGGGATCTCTTCCTCGGTACCAGTGGTTCCTCAACAAAACCCTCTTACGTGACAGAGGAACCTTCTACTACGCGGTCAACCAGCCTCCAGAACAGTCCATACTCCTGCTGTCTGTGGGGAGGAGCAGCGCTGGAACGTACCACTGTGAAGTGGCCGACAGCTTTGACAACACAAGCTCCATAAGCAGCAATGCAATGTATTTGGATAAAGAAG tgCTGAACCGTCTCCCCGTCTTGATGGTGGCAGTTGTCTTTGGATGTTTTACGTTCCTGGTGGTCCTGGTCTCTATTTGTTGTTTGGTTGGAGCAATGTACA GGCGAAGGCGGAATGGAGGAAAGTCTCT gTTGAGCTTGGAGATGAATGTAGCTGCATATGAGGGCGAGCTG GATTCGTCAGAGTACGATGAAAATGCGGATATAGTGGAAACGACCAGAGGGGATGCATTTGATCTG GCATCTCAGACCTCTGTAGAAGAATGGCCCGAAATtgtgaaagagaagaagaaggcgtTGGAAGATAAACCAGTTGAAGGACCCTGA
- the LOC117737381 gene encoding thymidine kinase, cytosolic-like, which yields MDCVDFPRVLPNSPRKARGQIQVIFGPMFSGKSTELMRRVRRFQIAQYNCLVIKYAKDTRYSDTGMATHDKSTMEAVPASCLEEMRPLALQACVIGIDEGQFFPDTVAFCEEMANLGKTIIVAALDGTFQRKPFGNILNLIPLAESVVKLHAVCMQCYKEAAYTKRIGIEKEVEVIGGLDKYQAVCRKCYGGLVVDKENNAPFRDETPQHFLSGKPVDSAIPRKLFSSLHL from the exons ATGGACTGTGTGGATTTCCCAAGAGTTCTGCCAAATTCCCCGAGAAAAGCACGGGGACAAATTCAG GTCATCTTTGGACCGATGTTTTCAGGCAAAAG CACTGAACTGATGCGAAGAGTGCGCCGCTTCCAGATAGCCCAGTACAACTGCTTGGTGATCAAATATGCCAAAGACACACGTTATTCTGACACCGGCATGGCCACGCATGACAA AAGCACAATGGAAGCTGTACCAGCAAGTTGTCTGGAAGAAATGCGGCCTCTGGCATTACAAGCCTGTGTCATTGGAATTGATGAAGGGCAGTTT TTTCCAGACACAGTGGCGTTTTGTGAAGAGATGGCAAATTTGGGGAAGACAATCATTGTAGCTGCTTTGGATGGAACCTTCCAGAGAAAA CCATTTGGAAACATCCTGAACCTCATCCCTCTAGCAGAGAGCGTTGTGAAGCTCCACGCCGTCTGCATGCAGTGTTACAAAGAAGCCGCCTACACCAAGAGGATAGGAAtcgagaaggag GTGGAAGTGATTGGTGGACTTGACAAGTATCAGGCGGTGTGCCGAAAGTGTTACGGAGGTCTGGTGGTGGACAAAGAGAACAATGCTCCTTTCAGGGATGAAACGCCACAACATTTCCTCTCAGGAAAACCTGTGGACTCTGCAATTCCTAGgaagcttttttcttctctccatctctga
- the syngr2b gene encoding synaptogyrin-2b has product MEEKGGASAYGASLAGGGFDFYKFVRQPQTIVRILSWIFALVVFASISTEGYINSTHSAEVKCIFNQNDSACHYSVAIGVIAFLACVAFLVVDVYLPFMSNAQERKYAVIADLVFSGVWCFLWFACFCLLASQWAKTHDVTGVPQDAARATVAFSFFSIATWGILTYFALVRFRRGVNEGTISTFIDGADHNTPYPPTYAPTSYNPTTYTPTTYNAYPSNVPDMHQQPPFTPSPQPPGDADYQPPSH; this is encoded by the exons atggaggagaagggCGGTGCAAGTGCGTACGGGGCTTCGCTCGCCGGAGGAGGCTTCGACTTCTACAAGTTTGTCCGACAACCGCAAACCATCGTGCGGATACTCAGTTGG ATATTTGCCCTGGTGGTGTTTGCTTCCATCTCAACAGAGGGCTACATCAACTCTACCCACAGTGCCGAGGTAAAGTGCATCTTCAACCAGAACGACTCAGCGTGTCATTACTCTGTTGCCATCGGGGTGATTGCCTTCCTGGCATGTGTTGCCTTCCTGGTGGTGGACGTTTACTTGCCTTTTATGAGCAACGCACAGGAAAGGAAGTACGCTGTCATTGCAGACCTGGTATTCTCAG GGGTGTGGTGCTTCCTTTGGTTCGCTTGTTTCTGCCTGTTGGCCAGTCAGTGGGCTAAAACTCATGATGTCACCGGTGTCCCACAGGACGCCGCACGAGCCACTGTGGCCTTCTCATTCTTTTCTATCGCCACATGG GGAATCCTGACCTACTTTGCATTGGTCCGTTTCCGCCGCGGTGTTAATGAAGGAACCATCTCGACCTTCATCGACGGGGCAGATCACAACACCCCTTACCCTCCAACCTACGCCCCCACCTCCTACAACCCCACCACCTACACCCCTACCACTTACAACGCCTACCCCAGCAATGTGCCCGACATGCACCAGCAGCCCCCCTTCACGCCAAGCCCCCAGCCGCCAGGAGACGCTGACTACCAACCGCCCAGCCACTGA